From Aedes albopictus strain Foshan unplaced genomic scaffold, AalbF5 HiC_scaffold_690, whole genome shotgun sequence:
CactttgttgtcgtttccaccgacgGCGACGTCCAACGTTTCCGCGTTGATGCTGACGCTGCTCGATTCAAAGTTGATCGGAATCGATCCCACCTTCCGCCCGTCCTGCAGTACGGTCACATCCTTCACGCATCCAACCACGGTGATGTTACCCTCCTTCAGAATGTCCATCCCTCTCGGTTGACAGCTGAGCTTAGCATCCACACCCGTGTACTGGTTACCCTCGATACTGATCTGCTTGATCGAGTCATCGATACCGGCCGTGTAGACGAAATCTCCGGAAGCACGGATATCGTTAATCTGGTTGCCGTGACCGACGCCTCCAACCCGGTCATTCGTTCCGGAACCGGAATTCCAGTTCGTCACGGCACCATCGTGACTAGCAGTGTAGATCGTGCTGCGATCGTCACTTAGGGTAAGAGCGGTAATCGGTTTGTTATGACCCTTGACCACCCGCAGCGGTTTGGTGGGATTATTTACATCGAGGTAGTTGATAAAACCAGACAGCGATACGGAAAGCAGATGCTCTCCTTGCCACAGGCAAGACACTTGCTGATCGTCGATCGTTGTTCCCATCGGGAACTCACTGATCAACGTGCGGCTTTCCACATCCCAGAGTTTACACGTTTTGTCTCCGGAACAGGTAAGCAGCTGAGTTCCATCCGGTTTCCAGGCAACACCGTACACACCACCTCCATGAGCTGGGGATCCGAACTCGCCCTTCAACTCGGAAGTAGTTCCATCATACAAGAACACCTTACCATCGAATCCAGCCGAGGCAAACAAATGGCCGCTCGGAGAGTATCGGACCGCCTGCACGAACCTAGTGTGATCCTGCTTGGTCATCTTGAACTTGAACGGGGGTCCCTCGAACACCCCAATGGTGTTATCCTCGCTACCGGTAATAATCCGGAACGGCCGAGCAGGTCTAAAATCACACGAGTTGATCGGTTTCGACTGACCGGAGATCTCCCCGACCGAGGTACCGGTATCGGCCATGAACACATGCCCGAACCGCTCCCTTCCCTCACCAACGATTACAATCCTCTGGCTGTCCGGTGACCAGCTGATGTCCTTGATCGGACCCCCGATCGGCTGGAACTCATTCTTCAAAATGTGCTCCTTGTTGACCGTATCCCAGATACGGATCTTCCCCGACTGATCACCAGAAGCGATGTAGAATCCACTCGGCGAGTATTTGGCCACGTTCACCTGGCACGAGTGTTCCGTGTAGATGTCGGCGATTTCCGGATTCTCGATGTTCCGGATGATCACCGAATGGCCGTTGGTGTACAGGAAGTTCTTGCCCTTAGGGTCGCTGCCGAGCACGATCGGTTGGCCTCGTTGCGTTCGGGGCAACGTGGCATAGATGAATTCTGGTGAGGATGAGAGAAGTTGAAGGAAGATATTGTATTAGACTTGATACGAAATAAATTAGAATTAGAATAAGAAAAGAATAAGCTATCGAATGGTCACAGTAACTTAGGTCCAATACCAAGATacccaaaaaaacaaaaataacgtGTAATGCAAAAGATTTGAGCACATCACTTCTTCTCTAAACTTAGTAGAAAATACATTAAGAGCAAGTAACCCTTATAAGCATTTTAAGAACGACTCAAGAACTTGATAGCACGTTAATGGCATTCGCAAACCGAAATACTTAAAAAGATCATATATTCTAATGCCACTGCAAAAGTCCACCTCGGAGAGTAAGCATTGTCCTAGTTGAGACATCATGCCAAGCAACAGACAAATATGGATAGcaattctggaatttctgaaggatctcctcctgtgatttttttttcgaaaataaatacagggattctttcagtgattcttgtcaaggttcctccagggctttaTCTAGGAGATCCACTTATcctgggtctccagttggcctagtggttaaggctatggatcgccaatccggagacggcgggttcgattcccgttccagtcgggaaaattttctcgactccctgggcatagtgtatcattgtacttgcctcacaatatacaaattcattcaatggcaggcaaagaaagcccttcaattaataactgtgaaagtgctcaaagaacactaagttgaagcgaggcaggccaagtcccagtggggacgtagagccatacaaaaaaaaaatccacttatcctccggattttttttcaggaattcctccagggattgttttaggaactccaccagcgattcaACTAACAATTCACAGAAGaatctctcggaattcctcccggtattcctcctggaattcctcctatgatGCAAGAATTTCCACTggtagtcctccaggaattgcttccgggattcctctaagatataaaatttaaatGCTAACTAGCACCGCTATGTCTGGGTTGCGCGACGTCATAATCCATTGGTGCATTCtaaatttactataaaaaaatctctataaataataagcacCCCGATGTACGACAGATATAAACTGTACATGCTCATTAGCGCCACCTAATGACAGAGTTCCGAATCAAATGGCTCATAAATCGTGAATGTTTACCCTACCGAACAACTTCAAAGACACCAGctttctaagaaatcaggatcctgagatatatgagatatactgcccatgatcgcatatcagtcccatctttgctgggtttcctattcatatgggacaattatgcgatcataggtagTATAATacttgtatgctcactagcgccgccttgtgATGAAGTATCAAATCAAACGGTTCATCATATGTAAGCCCCTGCCCaagcaaacaactttgccgaagacaccaactctactAGAAGTCAAGagcttcccaactaacattttcagcgctataagcttcagtcatttgctttctgttgtatgACAATCGagttgaagcagtcaacgctgaataaaagggaagcttgtcaaatataaaccataagctaatacatggctgtaaaacaagcaccatacagctaccaaactctgttttcagaaatcaatcacttgtcactaggtttgcctttactgcactctattccaactccgggagatttcctggGTGCTGAGTAACAAAACAGTTGCTACTATACAATACAATTCTCAACACTGACAAATcgacaaaccagcagcgctttgaaggccgttttgcggtatcattacagctagaagctgtaataaagaaactgttggtataccaagacggcttgtcggatgtaaagattattgtcaaaacaaactttaagccggttatatagctactacacgaataatttacagctatccatctatgtgctgtgaaattatttgggttgcttttattgcactttaatctaGCTCCGGAAGATTTACTGGAGGCTGTGCAAATTGAATAATAGTCCCAACCAATGaaccagctgcttttatacagtacgttttgtaatgttgccaaatacacaaaccagcagcgcttcgtagatgtttaaagaacattctttcagctagaagctgcgaTGAAGAACCTGTTGTCGCAACCACCCAGCTTGTTCAATGTCAACATTATTgaatttgacgtttcacaagcttttgcagcaagatgaagttgggtaaggtttcttgtggcacaattataaagccttatctggagtaaaacaaaacttgctgttttctatgctatttatatatagcagtgttgGCAGCgaagacatcatcgggaccagtggatacggagatcgggagttcgattccaagtagcggcaagtactttaatgattcaattttaaaagcaatatttccagttccacatgtattgcgtcacggtatccataaacAAATTATTATATTTAATCTATAATttagggatgccgtataactactATTTAATAACTGGGAAAAGGCTGAAAGAGCGccttgttattcagttagtggttacataggatccgagaaaagagctattatGACTAGGTGCAtaaaagctgctcgcacagcatatacacgtggattaagttcgccagattcattggtatagggctagaagtttccgtccatatgtacaacaaagtaactcagcatcaagccgtattgaggacgctttgttgacgtttacattcacaataaatgttagttggggtatGACTTCTGGTTGGTGGCGTTATTGCTAGACTCATCAGCGGAATATTAATTATGAGTCCATGATCATGGGTTTGGAGGCTTCTAGAGCGAATCTAACGTCGGATGTTGTCAAAACAAAGATCCTACAAGATGTCACGATGGAAAGAGCTCCGAAGACATGTAGCAATGACGGGGTTCTCTACCCTCGCGAGACGGAGCGAAGCACGTATCCAAGTAAATCGAAAAGATCAGAGAAGAAGCCGAAGGCAGAGAAGGCGTGTTTCAACTGCGGCATTTCGCTGCCAAATGCCCGGAGTGCAATAGCTCAAAACCGAAAGGGCTGTGTTGCAGCATCTTCAAGATGGAAGACGTTAAAAACGACGCCTGATATTACGACTCGCGAGCAAGTGTCACATGGCGCGAACAAATCAAGGATTTACCAACGAGAAGATTTTGGAGCACAACGAAGGAACATGGTCTCTGGAGTTGATGAAGATGGACTATATCGTCTGGTCCAGCCGGAAAGGACATTTCTGGCCAACGGGATCGAACTATGACATCGCCGGTTGGGTTACCTTCTTCTTCCGAAGGTGTCGAGTTCCCAACCGAGCGGGTGGCGGATTGCGTGACGTGTTTGGAAGGCAAGCAAGCCCGTCTACCATTCCGGTCAAATGAAACTAGGTCATCGGAAGTACTGTACCTGGTGCCTTCCGACCCGTGCGGTCCGATAGAGATGCCGTTGTTGGGTGGCAGACGTTATGTTCCACATTCGTGGATAAAGCGACCAAGCGTTTTGTTGTATATTTCCTGCGGACAAAAAACCAGATGTTTGAAGCGTTCAAATTTTTACAAGCGAAGGCGGAGCGTCAAACTTGTAAGAAAAGCAAGATTCTTCGAACCGACAATGGGCTAGAATACGTCAACGAAGAATTCCGCAAGGCCTTGGAGAAAGATGGAATCCGTCATCAGAAAACATGTCCGTATATTCACACCAGAGCAGAATGGTACCGCGGAAAGGATGAATCACACCTTGGTGGAGGAAACTTGATGTCTATTGAATGAAGCGTATTtgaagcagtgttggtaaactcacactcatgaaccgctccctcgtgagcaaactcgcacgcgattctgaatcgttttctcacgcgcgagaatttcatgcaaaatctcgcactcacgagtcaagcgccgaaatctcgttcgcttgtaaaacgaatccaaatcaatttgaacggcattcaatgttgttgtacgctagatttgcttttgttctatcacacaatcctaaaaacttcgatgtaaacattaagaacaccaagaaataaagaaatgagtgaaatcatgagtcaactcatgcatgattttttcggcggtgagtttggtgaGTCAAGAAtcgcaaccatgagatttgagaatttgagtttttaccaacactgatttgAAGAAAGAATTTCGGGCAGAAGCGGTGCCGACGGCAGCGTATCTGGCAAACCGTTCTCCAACTAGGTCCATCGGAGGAAAAACCCAGAAGACATGTGGACCGGATGGAAACCAAACTTGAAGCATCTGTGGATTTTAGAATGTCCCGAAGATTAAGCGTATGAAGTTCAATTCGAAGGCCGTAAAAGGTATACCTGATGCTGTGAAGATATCAAGGGCTACTGTGTGTATGATCTATACCGGAAGTGTTTCATGATAAGCAAAGACGTTGTTGTGGGCAGCGAAAGTGTTGGCGATAGCATAGCCACGTGCGTTCAAGAAACTGCTCAAGTCGAATTCATAGAGCTGTTGACGATATCGTAACCAACTTTGACGATGACGAAAAAGCCAACAACAACACATTAAAAACGTCCAGTTATGATTTCGAAAACGCTTGCAGCGACGAGCTCCCACCGCAACTAAGAAGATCAGTTGAAGTAAGTCAACAAGGGTTGAGGCGCAGCGGTCAGGAGCGCACTTGTCCAGGCTAGTACATATAGTGATTACATTACGATTCCTATTCTGGCGATGTTCtttcctcccagaaattcttccatcgaTCGTCAGGATAACCCACAAACCTATGACGAGGTCATGCGGTGACTCAGTCAAGCCGCGTATGGAACGAAAAACATGACGATCGTTGGTAGACATCTGTTTGTATTGCATCATCGATGGAGGCAAGATTCTGTTTGTGACAAATTATGTGGACGACCTACTAATTTTTACGAACGATCGCGCTTTGAAGATGAAGCTGAAGCAATATCTGATGAAGAAGTTCGATATGAAGGGTCTTGGAGAAGCAACGGACTGCGGAGTAAttccgagcaaagtctaacaacaaaatgatagcaaatcgaaaacttgatttgtattcagcagcaaattaatatcacattttgatttcgttttgctgtcacttcaaactattagaaatattaagtttttatgttatttcaaaacttctgggcaaccttgtataataactctaagaatatAGCATTAGTGCAATTATCTTGTTGCATTGAAGTTTTtatatcaatcgaaaaaccccAATATTTaacgatatttcaattttttcgtattgatagcaaaaacagttatcaatttgctatcactgatagcaggaattgttataATTGCTGTGACGGGaatatttttctgctctcattttagATGTTTTaatcgttaaaacgaccaaaacgacaacaactcgagttatcataatttgcaatatcccaacatcaaaatttgtttttaatttgttgtcagactttgctcgggatacgTGCAACTAAACAGACCTTTTTTTTATGACCATGGAAAAACAATAAGATATTGAATGGTCACAGAGTCTTTGGTCCAATTAACGAAACCAAACAACTGTTAAAGCAAAAGGATTCAGTATTTCAACTTCTATAAACTTAGCAAAAATCACTTGTTATGAAAGTCACGTAAATCTTAAGATCTTTTTGAGAAAGATAGCACGTGTGGATTTTCTtgaaatccgaaaaaaaactgacttgttcagtaaactctactGATCATCAGCAGCGTATCCGCTGTAATTCAGCATTTTAccgaaaattcagcaaaattttgcttaaAGCGTTTGGTATGTAGCCCAAGAATCTTACTTTcgcaaggggaatttctatctaggaaaccttttgAAGTCGGTGTTCGTTATTTGCAGTAAAAATATAATAGAAAACACATGtgccatgcctcgagcatgtgtgcttgtcaacaaagcAATTGCCGGTACAATCGTCTCTGAACTAATTACCAGAATTACAACTTAAGTATCTGCTGGGAATCTCAACAGGAAAATGTATATTGTTTGCGTTATTTACTGCATGATGAGCCATTCCCTAATCCTAATACCCTTACACGCTCACGAAAACGCAAGAAACCCTTAGGTACATCACGCGTAGCAGCCCATCATCGCCTGCTACGCCCTATCGATGTTTCTTTATCAGATAAGCTTCGCTGAACATCGCATCGCCGGTGCCCGTCCCGTCTGAGCGCTGGCTGGCCACCATCGTCGCCTACCGCGATTGACTCTTACTAAGCACCGCCGCGCCAATCGTCATCGACATCCGTTGCGCTTCGACGGATTCTCCTCGCTGGCTGTCgcgatccatttttatcactgcgTGCGCTTTCTGAGTGTGTTCGACTCGAATCGAACAGCCAGCCAAGCGCTCCCTCCAACCAAGGGGAGAAATTAGGTGGTTGTTTTTCTTTTCGCCGGTTTGCATCGCAACAAAACTGCGCTAGCCGGAGGCGACCACGGCAGAAATAAATGGATCGGGGAGACGGCGGCGATGTCGAAATAGTTTCACACAGTTGGGGCCACCCGAGTGAAGGAAATCTAAATCGCAGCACGCTATTTGGAGTGCACGGAGCCGGCGGAGTAGGCGGTTTATTTTTAACCTTGCTCTGCGTGTTCTGTGACACGGCACTTCCGCCTACTACGGTCACTTTTACCAATACACCGTTGCGTAAACGATCGGCCGGTGGCGGTCTGTGCATTTTACTGACGTTCTTCATATATTGTTACCGTATGTGCAGCGGTCGCTCTGATTTTCCGCTGCCCGTGGCCTGCTGCGTTGAAGCGCGCGGCTGGGTGGGTGGCAGTGGAGAAGAACAGAATAAAGAATGGTGTGCTACATGCACTCTAATGTGAATCATGATCATCATCTAATGAAAAATGGGAGGAAAGTGGAATGATGAGGAGGGGTTCAATGCCACGGTTTTTTATCGACGCATACTGCGATGGCGGAACCTTTGGGGCGATCATTCACTGGTAATGGAAGGCGTTGGATTTTAATTTTTACTTTTTTAGGAAATAAGACATCGATAGTGTCGACCTTATGATTCATTATTGCACAAGCAGCCGGTTTTTCGACACGGCGACGGCGACCACCACCACCAACAAGAATGTTGGGTGTTGGTTGATTCACTTTTTTTCCACtcgtcatcatcgccatcattttATCGGAGGAGAAATTCCAAATTTGGGAATCTGATTATACTTACTGTTAGAGTATGCCATGGTTTTTGGGCAGCTTCTATCCAACCACTTCCAACAGGGGGGCTACTATGATCTGGACTGATGCAGCTAGAGAAATCACCGGTTTTTAAAACACTTCCGATTAGAATAACGCCGGAACAAACGGACACCCGCTACGTTTCTGCTTGTTTCAAAACCGTAAATTCTTTTCGCTAATAAATGCACGGCAAACACTCGGCTTCTGCTGCTGACCCACTGCTTGTAGTAACAACACAACCGACGGACGACGTTTCCTTTTTTGGCATAAAATGTACGATACGCGCGGCGGGGCGGACGATGCGATCTGTTCCAGACACACTGATGGATGTACGACGAGCCAGAGCGACCTGAGCAGATTCGTGGTGGTTGTTCTGTTCGACAGACGGACGAGAAAAGTACGTCGGTGTGCGAGAGTGCAACTCACTGGGCTGTCATTTTTTATTTATGTCAGCTAGTGGTGTCCATAACTATCAAACAAAGTCGATCAATTTTTTTCGGGTTTGATTTCCGTGCCCAATGTTTTCtattaaataaaatttttatttttcacaagcCGGAATCACAATGTGTAACTGCTCATTACTTACGTTATTTTCACATATTCTTCCATTTTCGCTATGAAAGTTTCTGCCCCACAGGAAGCTCCCGGTTATAAATATGGGAGGTGGGCCGTAGTCGTAGTAAAGAAACAACCTTCTTCTACAGTGGGCAAGAACAGAATGAACACATTTTTATTTTACGTATCTAATTAATGACATATCGACTAATCATAGCCTACTAGAGTTTTCCAGTCGCATcgcttccaacactcctcctcgacggaTAAACTCCAGCTGCTTCCCTGAATCTGGTCAACTTTACGCTTGTCAGGGGCTTCGTCAACATGTCGGCTATCATTTGATCAGTTGGACAATACTGCATCCGAATCATACCTTGTTCCAGTAGTTGATACACGAAGTGGTATTTTGTATCCACGTGTTTGGATCGATTTGTGGCACGTCCGGATTCCATTTGCTTAATGCAGGATTGATTGTCTTCATGGATCAATATTGGCTTGATTATGTCCACAGAAAAATCCGTTAGTAGTCGGTCTATCCAGAGTAGCTCTTGACAACTCGCTGCGAGCGCTACAAATTCGGC
This genomic window contains:
- the LOC109414179 gene encoding actin-interacting protein 1 translates to MAYSNKFIYATLPRTQRGQPIVLGSDPKGKNFLYTNGHSVIIRNIENPEIADIYTEHSCQVNVAKYSPSGFYIASGDQSGKIRIWDTVNKEHILKNEFQPIGGPIKDISWSPDSQRIVIVGEGRERFGHVFMADTGTSVGEISGQSKPINSCDFRPARPFRIITGSEDNTIGVFEGPPFKFKMTKQDHTRFVQAVRYSPSGHLFASAGFDGKVFLYDGTTSELKGEFGSPAHGGGVYGVAWKPDGTQLLTCSGDKTCKLWDVESRTLISEFPMGTTIDDQQVSCLWQGEHLLSVSLSGFINYLDVNNPTKPLRVVKGHNKPITALTLSDDRSTIYTASHDGAVTNWNSGSGTNDRVGGVGHGNQINDIRASGDFVYTAGIDDSIKQISIEGNQYTGVDAKLSCQPRGMDILKEGNITVVGCVKDVTVLQDGRKVGSIPINFESSSVSINAETLDVAVGGNDNKVHVFSLNGTQLSPKLEVDHLGPVTDCKYSPDNKLLVACDANRKVILYSVPEYKPAHKQEWGFHNARVNCVAFSPNSLLVASGSLDTTIIIWYVNSPAKHTIIKNAHPQSQITGLVWLDNETLISTGQDCNTKVWNITETGA